A single region of the Terriglobales bacterium genome encodes:
- a CDS encoding DUF1579 family protein has translation MKRLLVVTLLVALALPALAQAPPAPPKPGPEQQRLAYYLGTWVSTADMKPSPFGPGGKTTFTEHNEWFPGGFFLVTHSDGVMPGNFKMKGLATMGYDAAKKEYFYHAVNSIGMAEYATGRVDGDTWTWNSEMPLGGKAYKNRFTIKEKSPTSYDFKFEQSEDGMNWNTVMEGSAHKTAAAAKTASKAGTGAKKAPAKSSTETSTTTATKKTTTTK, from the coding sequence ATGAAGCGTTTGTTAGTCGTGACTCTGCTGGTCGCGTTGGCGCTTCCGGCGCTGGCGCAGGCCCCACCTGCTCCCCCTAAACCCGGCCCCGAGCAACAGCGGCTGGCTTATTACCTGGGCACCTGGGTCTCCACCGCCGACATGAAGCCCAGCCCCTTCGGGCCCGGCGGCAAGACCACCTTCACCGAGCACAACGAATGGTTCCCCGGCGGCTTCTTTCTGGTCACCCACAGCGACGGTGTCATGCCCGGCAACTTCAAGATGAAGGGCCTGGCCACCATGGGCTATGACGCCGCCAAGAAGGAGTACTTCTACCACGCCGTCAACAGCATCGGCATGGCCGAATACGCCACCGGCCGGGTTGACGGCGACACCTGGACCTGGAATTCGGAGATGCCGTTAGGCGGCAAGGCCTATAAGAATCGTTTCACCATCAAGGAAAAGTCTCCCACCTCCTATGACTTCAAGTTCGAGCAATCCGAGGATGGGATGAACTGGAACACCGTCATGGAAGGCAGCGCCCACAAGACCGCCGCCGCGGCGAAGACCGCGAGCAAAGCTGGAACGGGCGCGAAGAAAGCTCCCGCCAAGTCCAGCACCGAAACCAGCACCACCACGGCCACCAAGAAGACGACCACCACCAAGTGA